In one window of Henckelia pumila isolate YLH828 chromosome 1, ASM3356847v2, whole genome shotgun sequence DNA:
- the LOC140875834 gene encoding uncharacterized protein — protein sequence MSDRRSRDHRDRDRDRDRDWDRDRDRKRDVLDYDRDRDRNRDIVDHDRDRSKRSRSRTPDRTRSRHARSPDDRQRSRHRSHRSRSRSPSSPPRKRHKQDSVSVKDKRGEKSEAKEKKNKDKITNDDLVNNNDGAVVDEDEIEMMKKFGIPMGFDSTKGKPVSGNDVGAVRKVTKRQPRQYMNRRGGFNRPLPAELNR from the coding sequence ATGAGTGATCGTCGCAGCCGTGACCACCGAGACCGAGACCGTGACCGTGACCGTGACTGGGATCGTGACCGCGACAGAAAAAGAGATGTTTTAGATTATGACCGTGACCGCGATAGAAACAGAGATATAGTAGATCATGACCGTGACCGTAGCAAACGCTCCCGTTCTCGTACACCAGACCGCACCAGATCCCGTCATGCTCGCTCTCCGGATGATCGTCAACGTAGTCGGCACCGGAGCCATCGCTCCCGTTCTCGTTCCCCGTCCTCTCCTCCCCGCAAACGCCACAAGCAAGACTCTGTTTCTGTTAAGGATAAACGTGGTGAAAAATCTGAAGCGAAAGAAAAGAAGAACAAGGACAAGATTACTAATGATGATCTTGTTAACAACAATGATGGGGCTGTGGTGGATGAGGATGAGATTGAGATGATGAAGAAGTTTGGTATTCCTATGGGGTTCGATTCTACCAAGGGAAAGCCTGTCTCCGGGAACGATGTTGGAGCGGTGAGGAAGGTCACGAAGCGGCAGCCTAGGCAGTACATGAACCGTCGTGGCGGGTTCAATCGTCCTTTACCTGCTGAACTAAACCGCTAA